TTACTAGGTCTTGAAAAATTAAGTTTTTACGATGTAGAAGCCCCACTTGTTTTCTCTAGTGAACCAAAAAAATATACGTATCAAGAAGGCGCTGAATTTATCATTGAGCAATTCAAAAAGTTCAGTCCAAAAATGGCAGATTTTGCGAGACATGCCTTTGAAAAAGGTTGGATTGAAGCGGAAGATCGTGATAATAAGCGCCCAGGTGGATTCTGTACTGATTTTCCAGTAGAAAAAGAAAGTCGAATCTTCATGACATATGATGGAGCTCCTGGGACCGTAGCTACACTAGCACACGAACTTGGCCACGCATTTCACTCTGATGTCATTCGCGAAGAACCTTTCGAAAATACCGATTATGCAATGAACGTTGCCGAAACTGCTTCCACTTTTGCTGAAATGATTATTGCAGATGCTTCTGTCAAAGACGCTAAAACAAAAGAAGAAAAAATCACTTTACTGGAAGATAAAATTGGTCGTAGTATTGCTTTCTTTATGAACATCCATGCTCGTTTTATATTTGAAAGTAACTTTTACGAAGCTCGTAAACAAGGTGTAGTTTCCGTTGATCGATTAAACTCGTTAATGGAAGAGGCACAACGAGAAGCTTACCTGGATGCTTTAGATGAATACCATCCGCAGTTTTGGGCTTCTAAACTTCACTTTTATATTGCGGATGTCCCATTTTATAACTTCCCTTACACTTTTGGCTACCTCTTCTCTCTCGGCATTTATCATAAGGCGCAAACTGAAGGTGCAAGCTATGAAGATAAGTATATTGCGCTACTGAAAGATACAGGTTCCATGACGACAGAGCAACTTGCCGAAAAACATCTTGGTGTAGATTTACGTAAAGCAGATTTTTGGGAAGAGGCTGTTCAACTTGCTGCAAAAGATGTAGAAGATTTCCTCACTTTAACAGAAGAATATGTAAAATAAAAAATTCCTGGAGTGCGAAAACTCCAGGAATTTTTTTAAATTGTTTTAAGTAATTCAATAATACAAGTAGAAGATTGTTTCGCTGCTAAATGAATGAATTCATCAAATGATATTGTTGCTTCTTGGTTTGCTAAGTCCGAAATAGCACGAATAATTAAAAACGGAATATCAAACTGATAAGCAACTTGGGCAATCGCAGCTGCTTCCATTTCGACAGCTTTGACATCTGGGAAAAATGTTCGAATAATTTCATGCTGATCTGGACGCATAATAAACGAATCATTGGTAATAACTAAACCAAATACGGCTTTATTTTCACTTGTAGAAAAGTAATCACGGTAAATGGTTTCTGCTTTTTTGAGTAGAACCGCATCACCTTGGTAAAAAGCTGGCATACGTGGAACTTGACCATATGTATAGCCAAATTCCGTTACATCCACATCACCATATGCAAGACGATCCGAAATGATAACATCTCCTACAGCGAGTCCCTCAGCCATTCCACCTGCAGATCCAGTGTTAATAATTATTTCTGGTTTAAATCGATCTGCCATAAGCGTTGTTCCTATTGCCGCATTCACTTTGCCGATGCCTGATTCTAATAAAATAACTTCTTTACTAGCAATTTCACCTAGATAGAATTTTGCGCCACCAATGGTGACTTCTTCTACACTTCCCATTACTTCTTTTAATATAGCTACTTCTTCTTCCATTGCCCCAATAATACCGATTTTTCTCATTATGTAACCTCCAAAAAAAAGCACAGTAAGCTTCAATAAAACTTCTGTGCTTTATCTCTTATCGTTTGTTTTAAGTTCTTCTACTTTAGTTGGTTGCCATCCTTCGCCGTCTACCCAAGAGATATAGACACGATAAGCTTTATCAGGTGTTTCTTTAGCAGAAAGTGTCCCAATAGCTTGTGTTGCCGGATCAGCTCCTTGCTCTACAAACCAAAGCGATGTATCCGCGATTGGAATATCTGTTGCAGCAGAAAAGGCTTTTCGTTTTTCTTGCCAGTCAACACTTGTGGAACTGTACGAATTCACGTGATCTCCAGTTTGTTCTGTACCAATTGGTTTCCAATTTTTAGTAATAACTTTCGCCACGTTTGGATCATTACTATCCGTCGTTTCTGTTTTATCATCAGAAGTTGTTTCTTCTTTTTTTGTTGTCTTGTTTGATTTAGCGGCATCTTCTTTTTTCGCAGTGGAAGATGCCGTTTTGTTTGGTTGATCTGCCGGGTCACTTTCTGTTTTAAACAAAACAAAATATAAGCTACCAATGATAAGTAAGCTTACCACGATAATTAAGATATTTAAGACCAAATTGGTTTTTTTTCGCTTAGTATTTTGCTGTGAACGAGACCCTTCAACCATATTTTGCTTAATGCGACGATTATTGGATTGTCGATTGTCTGCCATTTGCATTCACCACCTTATAAGTAACCGCTGTAAAACACAATTAGCAAATAGCTAAAATTAAGATGCAGTGATTTTTTGAATCTTAACGCTCATATCGCCAGCAGGTGTTTGGATAGTTACTTCTTCCCCTTCTTTATGGCCAAGTAAACCTTTGGCAATTGGAGAATCGTTGGAAATTTTCCCTTCAAATGGATCTGCTTCTGCACTACCTACAATAGTATAAGTTTCTTCCACGCCATCAGGTAACTCAACAAAAGTAACGGTATTTCCTAGTGTTACTAAGCCATTATGCGCTTCAGCAGCATCAATAATTTGAGCATTGCGAATCATATTTTCAATAGTAGTGATACGACCTTCCACAAATGCTTGTTCGTCTTTTGCCGAATCATACTCGGAGTTCTCAGATAAATCACCGAAACTACGGGCAATTTTAATACGCTCTACTACTTCTTTACGTTTTACTGTTTTTAATTCTTGTAGTTCATTTTCTAACTTTGCTTTCCCATCTAGGGTCATTGGAAATACTTTTTCTGTCGCCAATCGATTTCTCTCCTTTTGTTGGTTCATTATTGTATAGAAAAGCACGGAGGTATCTCTCCGCACCTTTACCAATTATTACTACTCGTCAGAAAGATTAACACGCCACGCTTGAAATAGCAAGCAATTGTCTCTCTTTTTACTAGGAAAATTTTACCTTAATTTTTCATATTTGACAAGTGATACCTATGTTTATACATGTTTTTGTAAGATTGATTCAATTTTTGTTGTCATTAAGTCTATTGCGACATGATTTTCGCCGCCTTCTGGAATAATGATATCTGCAAACTTTTTGGTAGGCTCAATAAATTCATTATGCATTGGTTTCACAACAGAAAGGTATTGTTCAATCACAGATTCCATTGTTCTACCCCGTTCTTTCATGTCACGGAGCAAACGACGAATAAAGCGAATATCGTCATCTGTATCGACATATACTTTTATATCCATTAGATCTCTGAGTCGTTTATCTTCTAAAATTAAAATACCTTCTAAAATAATGACTTCACGCGGCTCTTGGATTTCTACTTCTTTTTTACGCGTGTATTTAGCATAGTCATAAATTGGTTTTTCAATCGTTTCATAACGACGAAGCGCCGCAATATGCGAGATTAATAACTCTGTATCAAAAGCAAGCGGATGATCATAGTTCACTTTTAATCGATCTTCAAAAGGGATATCTGCTTGGTCATGATAGTATACGTCTTGAGCAAGCATTAAAATCGAATGCCCGCTAAAATGATCACAAATTGCCTTTGTTACACTGGTTTTCCCTGAACCTGAGCCACCTGTTACGCCTACTACAATCGGTTTTTTTGTCATGATACGCCTCCTGTTTTCTTTCTTTTAGAAATAGATAGGCCATCTCCAAGTGGTATCGTTGTTGTCTCAAAATCAGGATGAGTAACTAAAAAATCATTGAAATCGCGCATTTTTCTAGCTACACGGAGTTTTCGTTGTTTTTCAAAAGACATATCCAGTGCTAAGCCTTTGAAGAGTACATTATCGCTATAGATAACACCATCTGGAGCTAAAGATTTTGTATAAATATGGAAAAACTTTTCATATTGTGCTTTAGCTGCATCTATAAAAATCGCATCAAACGGCCCATAGGATAAAATTTCTTCTGCCCCTTCAATTGCATCTATTAATAAGACTTTTACTCTGTCATCCGCTCCGTAGCGTTCAATATTATGTATTGCTTGATCATATCGCTCTTCGTCGCGTTCTACTGAAACGATTTCTGCCTCTGGAAGCTTATCTGCCATTTTAAGTGCTGAGTAACCAATTGCAGTTCCTAGTTCTAAAATCCGTTTCGGTTTTTGAATGTCTAAAATTTGAAGTAAACAATAGAGCGAGTCTGGCTCCATAATCGGAACTTCATTTTCCTTCGCATCTCTTTCTAATTCCAGAAAAAAAGCACTGCTTTCGGGAATGTGTTTTAATAAATAGTCATGAATAATATCATTCACTTTTCGCTTCTCCTATTCTAACAAACAAAGCACCTGTCAAACGACATGCGGAACATGTAGCTGACAAGTGGTTGTTTTAATTATTTTTTGTAATATGTTCTTCTTTTAATTTATTGTGCTCTTCTAAAGTTTTCGAGAAATAAACTTCTCCCGTTTTTGCATTAGCTAAAAAATATAGATAATCCGTTTTTTCAGGATAAAGAGCAGCCTCCATTGAAGATTCACCACTATTTGAAATTGGGCCTGGTGGTAACCCCTTGTTTCTGTAAGTATTATACGGAGAATCCACTTCTAAATCTTCATAAGTCGTTTTACTTTTGTGTTTTCCAAGCGCATAAAGAACGGTTGGATCTGTTTGTAGACGCATATCTTCTGCTAGTCGATTATAAAAAACACTTGCAATTTTTTTACGGTCAACATTTTCTGTCGCTTCTTTTTCAATAATGGAAGACATAGTTAAGAAATCATGCACGGACATTTTTTGTTTAGTTAGTTCGTCTCGGTATTTAGCAATGTTTAAATCCGTTGCTTTGACCATTTCTTCAATAATAGTTTCTGTTGTTGCATTTGTATCCTTAAATGTATATGTTGCTGGGTAAAGGTATCCTTCAAGCGGATGTTTAATATCTTTATTTAATACATCACTTGTTACCGTTTCTGGATATTTATCCATCATCGTTGCAATAAAATCAGGATTATCCATTGTTTCTAAAACAGCTGCTTTTTTTAATTTAGGTTGATAAGCGACAATTCTATCCGCAATTTGGTCTAGTGTATATCCTTCTGGAATAATCAATTTTTCTGGTGCAACGATTTTTCCCTCTTGCATTTTTTTCACGATTTGATCTGTATTCATCGAGGGAGTTAGCTCGTAATTACCAGCTTTTAAATTAGTATCATTATTATATTTTACATAGAAAGAAAAGATGGAAGCATTATTGATTACTTTTTTATCTTCTAAAATAGTAGAAATATCCGAGATACTTGAACCAGCCGGGATTTCTACAATAACTTTTTCATTACTTGCTTCATCTCTTGGTTCCAATTGTGATTTTACATAATAGTATCCGGAAAAAGTAGCAATAACTAAAACTAAAATAATAACAGAAATAATGATTGTAATTTTCTTTCCTTTTGTATTCTTCATAATAGACCTCATTTCATTGAAAACAATTCCTATCTATTATACCGATTATCTAAATAAAATGCTATTCAATATAGAAATATTTCTTAAAAAGTGACGTTTTTATGTTTTTTCGGTATAATGAATAGCGTGATTTACCGAACAAGACAGAATCGGTCAAAGACTTGCTTCTGCCAATTAAATATCGTTTGAAGGAGTCTTTTAAATGTTACATACGTTCATACAAAGTTTACAAGATTTCACCATGTGGTTGGTTGATTCGCTTGGTCATTGGGGGATTTTCCTTGGTATGTTGATTGAAAGTGTTTGTATCCCGCTTCCTAGTGAAGTCATTATGCTGTTTGGTGGCTTTATGGCCGAAGCTGGAAAACTGAATTTCTGGTTGGTTGTTTTTGCTGGGATTGCTGGAAATCTGGTTGGTTCACTTATTGCCTATTATATTGGTAAATATGGCGGTAGAGCGTTAGTATTGAAATTTGGGAAATATATTTTTTTAAACGTGAAACACTTAGATAAAGCAGAACTTTGGTTTGGCCGTTATGGTGCTAGAGCCGTTTTCTTCGGTCGGGTTTTACCGGTTATTCGAACATTTATTTCCTTGCCTGCTGGGATTGCGAAGATGAACGTTTGGAAATTTATTATTTATACGATTTTAGGTTGTATCCCGTGGAATATTTTCCTCACTTGGCTTGGCTATACGCTCGGTTCGAATTGGAGCGTGGTGGAAAAATATACTCGTCCAATTAGTTATTTAATGTTAGTTTTAGTTGTTGGAATTGTAATCTACCTCGCTTATAAAGTATGGAATAAACGTGCTAGAAACGCAAAGTAAAAAAGCATGTCCTGACAAAATTTGTCAGGACATGCTTTTTTCATTATTATTCTTCGTCTTCGTCAGCTAAAAATGTTGCTAAAATTTCTTCAATCATATCCCACTCGTCCTCTGTTTCTACTGGTTGAAGTTGGCCTTGTTTGCCTTCTTCATCTTGAATATAGCTAGATGCAAGGATTTCGATTTCTTCGTCTTCACTTTTACCTGCTGGGAAGTATAATACATATGATTTCTCAAAAGCTTCGGAATCAAAATCAAAAAGAATTTCGTATGCTTCTTCTTTTCCTTCTTCATTCGTAATCCAAATAATATTTTCTTCTTCGTGGTTATGGTTATGTTCTTCTGCCATCAAATTCACCTCAATTAATTAGTAGTGTCCAAATAGGACTGTAAAATCATTACTGCAGCTAATTTATCGATGACCTCTTTTCGTTTTTTACGCGAAACGTCTGCTTCGATTAAAGTTCTTTCTGCAGCAGTAGTTGTTAATCGTTCATCCCAGAGTACAACTGGCAAACCAATTCTTGCCTCAAGTACTTCTGCATATATTTTAGAACTTTCCGCACGAGGCCCGATGGTGTTATTCATGTTTTTTGGAAGGCCAACGACCACTTTTTCGACTTCGTATTCGAGTACTAGTTCTTTCACTCGTTCATAGCCAAATTGTTTTCGTTTTTCGTCAATCTGAATAGTTTCCACACCTTGTGCAGTCCAACCTAGTGGATCACTTATCGCTACGCCAACTGTTTTAGAGCCGACATCTAAACCCATTATTCTCATTTCTCACCAATTTCGTTATTTTTCAGATACGCTTTGACAAGTTCCTCGATAATTTCATCTCGTTCTAACCGGCGTATCATACTTCTAGCATCCTTATGACGAGGGATATAAGCAGGATCACCAGAAAGTAAATAACCAACGATTTGATTAACGGGATTATAGCCTTTTTCTTCAAGAGCAACGTAGACTTGTTTCATTAATTTTTTTACATCTTCTTCAATTGAATCATCTCCGAAGTTGTAAAACATTGTTTGATCTTTTGAATCCATAATCGAAGCACCTCATTCCTTCATGTATCTCCATTCATTTTACACTATGTGCACGAAAATAACAAAGGAAAATGAGGTGCTTTCGTGAAATTTATGCTTGTTGTTCTTTTACCCATGTGGAAACGTAATCAAGCGCGCTTCCTAGCTCTGCAGGATTTTTACCGCCAGCTTGTGCCATATCAGGGCGTCCTCCACCATTACCACCGCATCTAGTAGCAACTTCTTTTAATAATTTACCAGCGTGATATCCTGCTTTGATTGCGTCTTCTGATACTGCGGAAATCAGGTTCACTTTATCGCCTTGAACAGCTCCTAAAACGAGGATGCCACCGATTTTTTTATCTTTCCAGTTATCAACAAATTGACGTAGTTGGTTCATGTCTTTTGCAGTTACTTGTTTTGCAATAACGTTCACTCCGCCGATTTCTTCTGGTGATTCAAAAATATCTGCACTCGCTGCACTTGCTAGTTTGCTTAGTAGTGAGTCATTTTCACGACGAACTTCACGTAAGTCAGCTTGTAGTAATTCGATTTTTTGTGGTGTTTCTTTGGTTGTTGTTTTTAGTAGGTTTGCAGCATGTTTTAAAATATTTTCTTGTTCCGTTACAAAATGATACGCCGCTTTCCCAGTTACTGCTTCGATACGTCTTGTTCCTGCGCCAATACCTGTTTCAGAAACGATTTTAAATAAACCGATATCTGCGGTATTACGAACGTGGACACCACCACATAATTCAATGCTATATTTACCAACTTGAACAACGCGGACGATATCGCCATATTTTTCGCCAAATAACGCCATTGCGCCGAGTTCTTTTGCTTCTGCAATTGGCATTTCTTCAATAACAACCGCAATTTGTTCCCAGATTTTCTCGTTCACAATTTTTTCCATTTTGGTTAGTTCTTCTTCTGTAATTTGACCGAAGTGAGAGAAGTCAAAACGTAAACGATCTGGAGAAACAAGAGAGCCTGCTTGGTTAACATGTTCACCAAGTGTGTCTTTTAAAGCGCGGTGTAGTAAATGGGTTGCTGTATGGTTTTTAACTGTTTCTCTACGCTTCACTTTGTCGACGGATAGTTTTACCGTATCGCCAGTTGTTAACACACCTTCTTTCACAACGACTCGATGGATATTTTGTTTATTCGGTGCTTTTTGGACATCTTCCACATGAGCAAGGCCTGTTTCACTTTGAATTGTTCCTTTATCAGCTACTTGACCACCGCTTTCCGCATAGAAAGGTGTTTCTTTGAAAATTAGTTGTGCTTCACTACCAGCAGCTACTTCATCGACAAGTACGTCATTGTGAATAATATAAAGAATTTCGGAAACGTATTCGGTTGTGTTATAGCCAACGAATGCACTTTTTTCTGTAAGATTTGCTAATAGCTCACCTTGAACCTGCATGGATTTCACATCAGCTCTTGCAGAACGAGCGCGGTCACGTTGTTCTTTCATTTCCGCCTCAAAGCCAGCGTGGTCTACTTTCAAGCCATGGTCTTCTGCATATTCTTCCGTTAATTCCACTGGGAAACCAAATGTATCGTATAATTTGAAAATATCTGCTCCTTGAATGACTTGTTCATCTGTTTTTTTCGCATTTTTCAAAATAGTTTCTAGGATAGCTAAGCCTTCATTCAATGTTTCATGGAAACGTTCTTCTTCTGTACGAATGACTTTTTGGATAAAATCAGTTTGGTTTTCTACTTCTGGATAGAAGCTGTTCATGATTTTTCCAACTACGGGAACTAATTTATACATAAATGGCTCGTTGATGTTCAATACTTTAGCATAACGAACGGCACGGCGAAGTAAACGACGCAAAATATAGCCGCGGCCTTCATTCGACGGTAATGCTCCATCGCCAATTGCGAAGGCTACTGTACGGATATGGTCAGCGATAACTTTGAATGCCACATCATTTTCCGATTCACTTGCATACTTCACACCAGAAATTTGTTCGACTTCACGAATAATTGGCATGAAAAGATCTGTTTCAAAGTTGGTTGGTGCATCTTGAATAATCGAAACCATCCGTTCAAGACCCATCCCAGTATCAATGTTTTGTTTAGGAAGCGGAGTATAAGTACCATCTGGATTATGGTTAAACTGAGAAAATACTAAATTCCAAATTTCTAAGTAACGCTCATTTTCGCCACCAGGATATAGTTCTGGATCATTTTTATCATCACCAAAAGCAGGTCCACGATCATAGAAAATTTCGCTGTCTGGACCACTTGGGCCAATACCGATGTCCCAAAAATTATCATCAATTTCAACAATATGCTCATCCGTTAGGCCGATTTTGTCGCGCCAAATGGTTTTTGCTTCTTCGTCTTCTGGATAAACCGTTACATATAATTTATCCGGATCAAAACCAATCCATTTCGGACTCGTTAAAAATTCCCAAGCAAATTCGATTGCTCCCTCTTTAAAATAGTCCCCAATCGAAAAATTCCCAAGCATTTCAAAAAAAGTATGATGGCGCGCTGTTTTCCCAACATTTTCAATATCATTTGTTCGAATTGATTTTTGCGCATTAGCCATTCTTGGGTTATCAGGAATGACAGAACCGTCAAAATATTTTTTCATAGTTGCAACACCACTATTAATCCACAGAATCGTTGGATCATTATTTGGTACAAGCGGCGCGCTAGGTTCGATTGTATGCCCTTTTTCTTTAAAGAAATCTAAAAATAACTGTCTTACTTCTGCACTTGATAATTGTTTCATTTTTTATTTCCTCCTTTTCGTTTGCTACAACAAAAAAGCCTATATGATTGCTCACAGGGACGATTTTGTTGAAATCGCGGTACCACCCTGTTTGCAATGATATAGACTTTGTATCATTACCTCTTCAATTATCTGTTAACGTGGATAAGACGGACCATCTAATCGGAGAGCAATTCTGGCGTGTGCGTGGTTTTCCTTACAGCCAAGGGAAAACTCTCTAGTCACGAAGAAGCCAAAATCATATTCCTACCATGTATCAAAATTATATTCAACAATAAACTAAATTATAAAGAACAGACGCTTCGTTGTCAACTGTTTATTAAGCTACTCGCAGATTGTTTCTTTTCGACAAAGCTACCATTTTTCAGAGTTAGTTTGACATCAGATACATTGGCGATTTCTGGGTCATGAGTTACCATAATGACACACTTTCCTTCTTTATGTGCTAAATCTTGAAATAATGTAACAACTTCTTTACTTGTCCGTTCATCTAGGTTACCAGTTGGTTCATCAGCAACAATTAGTTCCGTTTCACAACATAAAGCACGTGCAATCGAAATTCGTTGTTGCTGTCCTCCGCTTAATGTCAACACTTTTTGACGAGCCATTTTTTCGGTAATTCCCACTTTTTCTAACATTTTAAGTGCGAATGTTTTTTTATCCGGCTGGTTTACATGGGTGATTTCCATCGCAGTAGTTACATTTTGAAGTGCTGTCATATAGGTTAACAAATTATAACTTTGAAAAACAATCGATACATATTGATTTCTGAACTTTTGTAGCCCAATGCTCTTTAAAGAACTACCTTTATAATAAATGTCACCTTCTTTTTGTGTATCTAGCCCACCTGCTAATGATAAAAAAGTTGTTTTACCTGAACCAGAACTTCCGACAACGGTATAAAAAATTCCTGATTCAAAATCATAATTTATGTCACTTAAAATCGATTCGTCTTTTGTTTTGTACCAATAATGTATATTTTCAAAGGTTAATATTTTGGTCATCTCGTCACCTACTCCTGTTTAGTTAAAATTGTTTTTGGATTCATCCGAAGAACTAGTGCTGCTGGTAATAAAACTGAGATAAAGGCAATTCCAATGCCAATCCCACCCATTTTCAGCATATCTTCTAACGTCACTTGAATATCAAGTTCTTTAATTTGTTCAGTGTTTTGTGTCAAATTACTAACGCTTTGTGAGAATCCGCCTGGTCCACCTTGGCCTCCACCGCCACCTGGTCCGCGATTTTCAGTACTGCTTGTTTCTGATGTCGCAGATGAATTTTGTTGTGAAAGTAGTTGATTACCAGCAATTTGTGCAACATAATGACTACTTGCCGCAGCTAACCCAAAGGACACTAGAGCTACCATTAAAATTTCCACAAAGAATTGCGCGACTAACTTACCACGTTTTTCACCGATTGCGAGTAATACACCCATTTCGTATTTGCGATCACGAACTTGCATCATCACAAGCAATCCTAAAATTAATGCGCCTGCAATACTGACAATATAAACGACATTTTTAGAGAACGAAGCCACGCTATTAATCGGTCCAATCATTTGTTGATAAAGCGTATCATTCGCATCTAATTTAAATGTATCCCAGTCAATGCTATCTACTTTTTTCGCTTCTTTTTCAAATGCTGTAATGTTTGCCGCGTCGTCCATTGTGTATACAGCGGAATCTACTGTATTTTTGTAATCAGATCCTTTAATTGTATTTGCCACTGTATAAGGAACATAAACTTTATTGTATGGGTTTAAGAAAGAGAAATTTTGAGCCATATCACTGCCAGAATCACTTGTTTTATAAATACCAACAATTTTTAATTTGACTTTTGTTGCGCCGTCACTAGAAGTAACTGTAAAGGAATCTCCTACTTTCCAACCATTTTGATCCGCTAAAGTTTCTTCTACCATTGCGACATTTTTGTTAGTGTCATCTGCTGTAATTGCCACGCCACTTGTTAATTCACTTGTTCCTGCTTCAAAATCAGTGGAAGTGGCAGAATCAAGTAAACCACTAATACTTAAATCAGCATCCATCATTTGGGGAGCGTTACTGTCGCCGCCACCTGGACCTTGATTTGTTGTAGATGAATCATCGCTTGAAGTATCACCAGAAGATTCAATTGGATCAAAACCTGATGCAAGTGCTTGTGTACTAGAATAATAATTATAACTTGCTACATGCGTTAATTTGGCTAAATCATTAGCATCACTTACATCAATTGGGTTGCTTTCAAATTTTGGCCTTGCATCTTCTGAACTACTATCACTACTAGCAGCTTTCTCTTGTGCTGCTTTCATTTGTTTTTCTTGGTCTACAGTTAGCGTCACCGTTCCCCCAAGCTGCTCTCTTGCTAATTCGCTCGCTTTATCTGCAGCGGATTGAATGGTAAAGCCTGATAAAATAAGTACACAGACAACTGTGAAAATAATTAATTGTAAAACAGATCTTCCTTTTCTCGCTTTCATGCTGAGCCATGCCCTCTTAAAAAAATTCATGTGTTTTCCTCCATTCGGTTTCTACTCCACTAAGATTACTGGGGAGTTATGAAGAAAGTATGAACAAACTATGATACATGTTTTAAACTTTTGCGAAAAAAATAATTTGGCTTGATTATTGACTGTATTTAGTCTAGTTTTAATGTAAGAGGAGTGAAGATATACGATGAAACTACTTATGATTGAAGATAACGTGAGTGTATGTGAAATGATTGAAATGTTTTTCATGAAAGAAGAAATTAATGCCACGTTTGTGCATGATGGCAAACTAGGCTATGAGACTTTTTTAAAAGAAGACTTTGATATCGCCATTATTGATTTAATGCTTCCGAACATGGATGGAATGACTATCTGCCGAAAAATCCGCGAAGTCAGTGATATGCCGATTATTATTTTAACGGCGAAAGAATCCGAATCTGATCAAGTGCTTGGGCTTGAAATGGGCGCTGATGATTATGTTACTAAACCATTTAGTCCCCTTACTTTGATGGCACGAATAAAAGCAGTAACTCGTCGTAAAAATAGTTCAACTTTAGCAGAAACAGATGAGGATATTCTAGAAACAACCTATTTTAAAATTAGCAAACGAACTCGAGAAATTTTTTATCAAGGTGAATTACTGGATGCATTAACACCGAAAGAATTTGACTTGCTTTATTTTTTGATGAAACACCCAAGACAGGTTTTCTCAAGAGAACAGTTGCTAGAGCAAGTCTGGGGTTACCAATTTTACGGAGACGAACGAACAGTTGATGTTCATATTAAACGTTTACGCCAAAAAATCGCTACAGAAACAAAGCCATTTTTACACACTATTTGGGGTGTAGGCTATAAATTCGATGAAACGGAATGAAGCGAATGAAATTTAAATATGCCTACCAACTATTTTTCACGCAATTTATTATTTTACTAATAGCTTGTATTATGATTGGACTACTTGTCTCTCATTCACTTAAAGATTATTTTTACCAAAGCCAAGTGGATGATCTAACAAGTTAT
The nucleotide sequence above comes from Listeria ivanovii subsp. londoniensis. Encoded proteins:
- a CDS encoding ABC transporter permease codes for the protein MNFFKRAWLSMKARKGRSVLQLIIFTVVCVLILSGFTIQSAADKASELAREQLGGTVTLTVDQEKQMKAAQEKAASSDSSSEDARPKFESNPIDVSDANDLAKLTHVASYNYYSSTQALASGFDPIESSGDTSSDDSSTTNQGPGGGDSNAPQMMDADLSISGLLDSATSTDFEAGTSELTSGVAITADDTNKNVAMVEETLADQNGWKVGDSFTVTSSDGATKVKLKIVGIYKTSDSGSDMAQNFSFLNPYNKVYVPYTVANTIKGSDYKNTVDSAVYTMDDAANITAFEKEAKKVDSIDWDTFKLDANDTLYQQMIGPINSVASFSKNVVYIVSIAGALILGLLVMMQVRDRKYEMGVLLAIGEKRGKLVAQFFVEILMVALVSFGLAAASSHYVAQIAGNQLLSQQNSSATSETSSTENRGPGGGGGQGGPGGFSQSVSNLTQNTEQIKELDIQVTLEDMLKMGGIGIGIAFISVLLPAALVLRMNPKTILTKQE
- the pieR gene encoding two component system response regulator PieR → MKLLMIEDNVSVCEMIEMFFMKEEINATFVHDGKLGYETFLKEDFDIAIIDLMLPNMDGMTICRKIREVSDMPIIILTAKESESDQVLGLEMGADDYVTKPFSPLTLMARIKAVTRRKNSSTLAETDEDILETTYFKISKRTREIFYQGELLDALTPKEFDLLYFLMKHPRQVFSREQLLEQVWGYQFYGDERTVDVHIKRLRQKIATETKPFLHTIWGVGYKFDETE